A window of Kineococcus sp. NBC_00420 genomic DNA:
GTGGAACTGCGCTACTGGGACGAGGCCCGCGACGTCGACGACGCCGCCGCGATGGCCCTGCGGTTGTGGCCCGAGCACCGCGCGAGCGCCGGGTTGCCGTGCTGGTCGGTGGTCGGTGTCGAGGTCGTCGACCGCGCGACCGTGGAGCACCGGGTCGACCAGCAGGCGGAACGCCGGCGCCACGGGGTCGGCGGCGGGGGAGTGCCCACCCGCCGCGTGCGGACCCTCGACCTGATCGGCGACATCGCTCCCTGGTGAGGTCCCTGGCCTCGCCGGCGAAGGATCGTTGAACGATCTGCGGGGCACGCGTAGGCTGCGGCCATGACGCTCGCGCCCGAGAAGGCTGCCGGAACCACCGTCGAGGACGCCGTGCTGGCGGTCTGCCGACGCGCCAAGGTGGCGTCACGACCGTTGCGCGTGGCCACCCGGGCGACCAAGGACGCCGCGCTGCACGCGATCGCGGACGCCATCGACGCCGCCACCGAGCGCATCGTGGCGGCCAACGCCGAGGACCTCGCCCGCGGCGAGGCCGACGGCACCTCCCAGCACCTGCTCGACCGCCTCCGCCTGGACCCGGTCCGGGTCGCCGCCGCGGTCCGCGAGGTCGCGGCGCTGCCCGACCCCGTCGGCGAGGTCGTCCGCGGCTCCACCCTCCCCAACGGCATCCGGCTGCGGCAGCTGCGCGTCCCCATGGGGGTGCTCGGCGTGGTCTACGAGGCCCGGCCCAACGTGACGGTCGACGTCGCGGTGCTGGCGCTCAAGAGCGGCAACGCCGTCGTCCTGCGCGGTGGCTCGGCCGCGCAGTCCAGCAACACCGTCCTCGTCGAGGTCATCCGCGCAGCCCTGGAGAGCGCCGGGCTGCCCGCCGACGCGGTCACGAGCATCGACGACTTCGGCCGGGACGGGGTCGGGGTCCTGTTGACCGCCCGCGGGCTGGTCGACCTCCTCGTCCCGCGCGGCGGCGCCGACCTCATCCAGCGCGTCGTGCGGGAGGCGACCGTCCCCGTCATCGAGACCGGCGTCGGCAACTGCCACGTCTACGTCGACGCCTCCGCCGACCTCGCCCAGGCCGTCCAGATCGTCCTCAACGCCAAGACCTCGCGACCCAGCGTCTGCAACGCGGCGGAGACCGTCCTCGTCCACTCGGCGCTCGCCGCCGACTTCCTGCCGACGCTGCTCGCCGCGCTGCACGGGGCGGGTGTGCTCCTGCACGCCGACGCGACCTCGCTGCGGGCCGCGCAGGCGCAGGGGATCCCGGCCGAGCCCGTCACCGACGCGGACTGGGCGGCGGAGTTCCACGGGATGGAGATCGCCGTCGGCGTCGTCGACTCGGTCCAGGACGCCGTCGAGCACATCTCCCGGTGGACCTCCGCGCACACCGAAGCCGTGCTCGCGACCGACGTCCGGGTCACCGACTACTTCTGCGCCGCAGTCGACTCCGCGGTCGTCGCGGTGAACGCCTCGACGAGGTTCACCGACGGCGGGGAGTTCGGGCTGGGAGCCGAGGTCGGGATCTCCACCCAGAAGCTGCACGCCCGCGGCCCGATGGGGCTGGCCGAGCTGACCACCACGACGTGGCAGGTGCTCGGCGACGGTCACGTCCGCGTCTGACCCCGGTCCGCAGGGTCCTCGAGGGAGTCGCTCGCCACCAGGTACGTCGGCCGGTTCTGCAGTTGCACGTAGAGCCGCCCGACGTACTCGCCGAGCACCCCGAGGCAGAGCAGCTGCAGCGTGCCGACCCCGGCGACGACGGCCAGCGTCGACGTCCACCCCGGCACGGTCGACCCGAGCGCGAACGACACCAGCGCGTAGAGCAGCAGCAGGAACGTCAGCAGCGCCCCGCCCAGGCCGAAGAACGACGCCAGGCGCAGCGGTGCCGTCGAGGACCCGGTGATGGCGTCCAGGGAGAGTCGCAGCATCCGCCCCAGCGGGTACTTGGTGCGCCCGGCGCCGCGGGCCTCGCGGACGTAGCCGACGGTGGTGGAGGCGAAGCCGAGGTCGGGGACGACGAGGCGCAGCACCCGGTGCGCCTCGGGCAGGCCCAGGACGGTGTCCACGACGACCCGGCTCGTGAAGCGGAAGTCCCCCGCCTGCGCGGGGGCCCGACCGCCGAGCGCGGAGACCAGGCGGTAGAAGGCGGCCGCCGTCAGCCTCTTGAGGACGGAGTCGACGGAGCGGTCCTCGCGCACGGCGTAGACGACGTCGTTCCCGGCGGCGGCGGCGAGCATCCGGGGGAGGACCTCCGGCGGGTCCTGCAGGTCGGCGTCCATGGTGAGCACCCCGCCGCGCCCGCGGGCCCGGGCCAGCCCCGCCGAGAGGGCCGCCTGGTGTCCGGCGTTGGCGCGCAGACGGACCACCCGCAGCTGCGGCCAGTCCCGGCGCAACCGGGCGAGGACGACGGGCGTCGGGTCCGAGCTGCCGTCGTCGACGACGAGCACCTCGTAGCCGCCGAGACCCTGTTCGAGCAGGCCGTCGAGCACGGGACGCAGCCGCTGCGCGAACGCGGGCAGCACCTCGGCCTCGTCGAAGGCCGGCACCACCACGGACAGGGCGACGTCGGGGGGGCTCTCGGCGGTCGACACGTGGGGATCCTCCCGCACACCCGCCCCGCGGTGCTCCGCGCGCCGTGACAGACTGACCACCGGCTCCACCGCACGACCCAGCACGCACCGATCAGCACGCACCAGCCCGCAAGCCAGGAGGACGACCATGCTGCACGCGCTCGTCGCGCAGGCCAACCAGGCGACCGAAGAGGTCCACGGGAAGCTGCCCATGCCGCCCATCGCCTTCATGATCGTGGCGCTGTGCCTCCTCGCGATGATGCTCATCGTGACGCTGGCGTTCAAGAGCGTCGGGACCCGCCACTGAGCTCGTCGGCGGGTCGCCGGCCCCGGGTCGGGGTCATGGGTGGCACCTTCGACCCGATCCACCACGGGCACCTGGTGGCCGCCAGCGAGGTGGCCGCCCGCTTCGACCTGGACGAGGTCGTGTTCGTCCCCACGGGCAAGCCCTGGCAGAAGTCGCGCGTCGACATCGCCCCGGCCGAGCACCGCTACCTCATGACGGTGATCGCGACGGCGTCGAACCCGCGGTTCACGGTGTCGCGCATCGACATCGACCGCGGCGGGTTCACGTACACGATCGACACGCTGCGTGAGCTGCGTGAGATCCGTCCTGAGGCCGACCTCTTCTTCATCACGGGCGCCGACGCCCTCGCGCAGATCCTGCAGTGGAAGGACGTCGCGGAGCTCTGGTCGCTGGCCCACTTCGTCGGCGTCAGCCGGCCGGGCCACCCCCTCAGCGACGACGGCCTGCCGCTGGACGGGGTCAGCCTGATGGAGGTCCCGGCGCTGTCGATCTCCTCCACGGACTGCCGCGATCGCGTCGCCGGCGGCCTCCCGGTCTGGTACCTCGTGCCCGACGGTGTCGTCCAGCACATCTCCAAGCACGGCCTGTACGCGGCCCCGGCGGAGGGTGCGGCGGTCGGCGCCCGGCAGGAGGCTCTCGCCGTGGGAGAATCAGCGGACTGACCGCTTCCCGGGCCTCGTGCCCGGCCGACACCTGCTCATGCAGGCGAGGAGTTCCGTGCCCGCAACCGATCGAGCCCTCGAGCTGGTGACCAGCGCCGCGGCCGCGGCGACGGACAAGCTCGCGACCGACGTCATCGCGCTCGACGTGTCCGACCAGCTCTTCATCACCGACGCCTTCCTGGTGGCCTCGGCTCCCAACGAACGCCAGGTGCGCGCCATCGCCGAGGCCATCGAGGAGAAGCTCCTCCCGATGGGCTCCAAGCCGGTGCGCCGCGAGGGCGAACGCGAAGGCCGCTGGGTCCTCCTGGACTTCGTCGACCTCGTCGTGCACGTCCAGCACACCGAGGAGCGCGAGTACTACGCGCTCGAGCGGCTGTGGAAGGACTGCCCGGTCATCGAACTGGCGGCTACCGCGTCCACGGCGGCGTCCGCGCCGTCCGACAGTCAGGCGTGACGGCTTCCACCGTCGTCCTCTGGCGTCACGGGCGCACCCCGTTCAACGCCGAGAACCGCTTCCAGGGCCAGCTCGACGTCCCCCTCGACGACGTCGGGCGGGCCCAGGCCGCCGCAGCGGCGGCTCACCTCTGCACCCTGCCGATCGACGTGGTCGTCTCCAGCGACCTCGTCCGCGCGCTCGACACCGCCTCGGCCCTCACGTCCCGCACCGGGCACACCCTCACCCGTGACCCCGCCCTGCGCGAGGTCGACGCGGGGGAGTGGCAGGGCCTGGTCGGCGCCGAGATCGCGCGGAAGTGGCCGCAGGAGCACGCGGCCTGGCGTCGTGGCGACGACGTCGCGATGGGTGGGGGCGAGACCCGCACCCGGCTCGGTGAGCGCATCGCCGCCGCCGTCGAGGCGCACGCCGCCGCGGTCCCCGACGGGGGGACCCTGCTCGTCGCCTCGCACGGCGCGGCGTTGAAGGCGGGTGTGCTGCGCCTCCTCGACCTGCCGGTGACCGCGGGCAGCGCCTTCGCGGGCTTCCGCAACGCCCACTGGGCGGTGCTGCGCCGCCGTTCCCGGGAGTGGGTCCTGGAGGAGTACAACGCCGGCCCGCCCGGCGCTGCGGTGGGCGCCGAGGGCTGACGCCGCGCCCCGGGGTGGTTCGGACCACCCCGGCCGGTGCGGTAGTGTTGTCCTCGTTGCCGGGGGAAACCCTGAGTGACGAAAGCGGGGCTGTGGCGCAGCTGGTAGCGCACCTCCATGGCATGGAGGGGGTCAGGGGTTCGAATCCCCTCAGCTCCACCGCAGACGGAAGGCCCGGACGAGAGTCCGGGCCTTCCGTCGTTCCCGGGACTTCACCACCTGCGATCCAGGCCGGCCAGCACGTCGTCCAGCACCGGGACGAGAGCACGCTCCGAGCCCCACGTCCCCGGTTGCCCGCTGCGCACGGCAGCGGCCAGCACGACGCGACGCCGGTCCCGGCGCGCGGTGCCGACGGCGACGACGGAGCCGTAGCGCGCGGTGGCGGTGCTCCCGCTGAACTCCCACCCGCCGGCGAGGCGGGCCGTGGGGAACAGCCCGCTGAGCACACCCCGGCTGCCGGGCGGGAGGACGCCGCCGAGGAGCAGCACCGCGTGGTCGAGAGCCAGGGCCGTGACCGTGGTCGTGTCGCGCGGGTCCCAGGGGTCACCGCCGCAGGAGGCCGGGGCGACCCGGTCCAGCCTCGTCCACTCGTCGCCGAGCTCCCGGCAGAACCCGGTGAGGGCCGCGGGCCCGCCGACGTGGCGCACGAGCAGGTTCGTGGCCGTCGCGTCGCCGCGACGCAGGGCCGCGTCGCCGAGACGGGCCAGGGACAACCCCTGCTGCAGGTGCCAGGCGCAGACGGGGGAGGAGCGCACGACGTCACCGCGGGTGAAGCGGACGACGCGGGTGAGCTCGTCCACACCGCGCTCGCGCAGGAGGAGGCCGAGGGCGAGACCGGCGGAGAGGGTCAGCACGGGGCAGGGGCGTTCGGCGCGGTGCTCGAGGCGACGCCCGGTCAGCAGGTCGGTGGCGCTGAGGGAGACGTCATCGGGTCGCGGTCCGGCGGGGGCGGCGAGGAGGCCCAGGACGCCGGCCGTGACGGCACCTCGTCGGGACACGTCCACGATGCGCCTCCTCGTCGCCGGGCTCGTCACCAGCGTGCGCCGATCCGCCCGCCCGCGCCAGAGGCCGGACGTGCGGGGCGGTGCGCGGTGGGTCCGAGGACGACGACGGCCCGGGTCCTCGACGAGGTCGAGGCCCGGGCCGCGGTCGTGCGGGAGGAGGTCAGGACGCGCGCGTCCACCCCAGGGCAGGGGCCACGTGCTCGACGATCGAGCTCATGAGGTGGGCGTTGTAGTCGACCCCGAGGGCGTTCGGGATCGTCACCAGCAGGGTGTCGGCCTCCTGGACGGCCACGTCCTTGGCCAGGTCCTCCGCGACCTGGTCCGGGTCCCCGGCGTAGGTCCGCCCGAAGCGGGCGAGGCCGGGTTCGCCGAGCGAACCGACCTGGTCGGTGGAGTGCCGGTCGCGGCCGAAGTAGGCCTCGTCGAGGTCGTTGACGATCGGCATCACGCTGCGCGACACCGAGACCCGCGGCTCGCGCGAGTGACCGGAGTCCTTCCAGACCTGGCGGTACAGGGCGATCTGCTCGGCCTGCAGCTCGTCGAAGGGGATGCCCGTGTCCTCGGTGAGCAGGGTCGAGCTCATGAGGTTCAGGCCCTGCTCGGCCGTCCAGCGCGCGGTCTCGCGCGAGCCGGAGCCCCACCAGATCCGGTCGGAGAGGCCCGGGGCCTGGGGGAGGACCGGCAGCGCTCGCGAACTGCCCGTCATCCGCGGGTTCGCCTCGGCGACCTTGCCGCCGGCGATGGCGTGGCGGAAGACGTCGAGGTGACGCCGGGCCATGTCGCCCTCGGTCTCACCCTCGGCCGGGACGTGGCCGAACGTCGCGGGACCGTGCAGGGCGGGCTCGGGTGAACCACGGCTCACGCCGAGCTGCAGCCGGCCGTCGGAGATGAGGTCGGTCATCGCCGCCTCCTCCGCCATGTAGAGCGGGTTCTCGTAGCGCATGTCGATGACGCCGGTGCCGAGCTCGATGCGGCTCGTGCGCGCGGCCATCGCGGCGAGGACCGGGAAGGGGGCCGCCTGCTG
This region includes:
- a CDS encoding glutamate-5-semialdehyde dehydrogenase, coding for MTLAPEKAAGTTVEDAVLAVCRRAKVASRPLRVATRATKDAALHAIADAIDAATERIVAANAEDLARGEADGTSQHLLDRLRLDPVRVAAAVREVAALPDPVGEVVRGSTLPNGIRLRQLRVPMGVLGVVYEARPNVTVDVAVLALKSGNAVVLRGGSAAQSSNTVLVEVIRAALESAGLPADAVTSIDDFGRDGVGVLLTARGLVDLLVPRGGADLIQRVVREATVPVIETGVGNCHVYVDASADLAQAVQIVLNAKTSRPSVCNAAETVLVHSALAADFLPTLLAALHGAGVLLHADATSLRAAQAQGIPAEPVTDADWAAEFHGMEIAVGVVDSVQDAVEHISRWTSAHTEAVLATDVRVTDYFCAAVDSAVVAVNASTRFTDGGEFGLGAEVGISTQKLHARGPMGLAELTTTTWQVLGDGHVRV
- a CDS encoding glycosyltransferase family 2 protein is translated as MSTAESPPDVALSVVVPAFDEAEVLPAFAQRLRPVLDGLLEQGLGGYEVLVVDDGSSDPTPVVLARLRRDWPQLRVVRLRANAGHQAALSAGLARARGRGGVLTMDADLQDPPEVLPRMLAAAAGNDVVYAVREDRSVDSVLKRLTAAAFYRLVSALGGRAPAQAGDFRFTSRVVVDTVLGLPEAHRVLRLVVPDLGFASTTVGYVREARGAGRTKYPLGRMLRLSLDAITGSSTAPLRLASFFGLGGALLTFLLLLYALVSFALGSTVPGWTSTLAVVAGVGTLQLLCLGVLGEYVGRLYVQLQNRPTYLVASDSLEDPADRGQTRT
- the nadD gene encoding nicotinate-nucleotide adenylyltransferase, with the translated sequence MSSSAGRRPRVGVMGGTFDPIHHGHLVAASEVAARFDLDEVVFVPTGKPWQKSRVDIAPAEHRYLMTVIATASNPRFTVSRIDIDRGGFTYTIDTLRELREIRPEADLFFITGADALAQILQWKDVAELWSLAHFVGVSRPGHPLSDDGLPLDGVSLMEVPALSISSTDCRDRVAGGLPVWYLVPDGVVQHISKHGLYAAPAEGAAVGARQEALAVGESAD
- the rsfS gene encoding ribosome silencing factor; the encoded protein is MPATDRALELVTSAAAAATDKLATDVIALDVSDQLFITDAFLVASAPNERQVRAIAEAIEEKLLPMGSKPVRREGEREGRWVLLDFVDLVVHVQHTEEREYYALERLWKDCPVIELAATASTAASAPSDSQA
- a CDS encoding histidine phosphatase family protein — its product is MTASTVVLWRHGRTPFNAENRFQGQLDVPLDDVGRAQAAAAAAHLCTLPIDVVVSSDLVRALDTASALTSRTGHTLTRDPALREVDAGEWQGLVGAEIARKWPQEHAAWRRGDDVAMGGGETRTRLGERIAAAVEAHAAAVPDGGTLLVASHGAALKAGVLRLLDLPVTAGSAFAGFRNAHWAVLRRRSREWVLEEYNAGPPGAAVGAEG
- a CDS encoding serine hydrolase codes for the protein MDVSRRGAVTAGVLGLLAAPAGPRPDDVSLSATDLLTGRRLEHRAERPCPVLTLSAGLALGLLLRERGVDELTRVVRFTRGDVVRSSPVCAWHLQQGLSLARLGDAALRRGDATATNLLVRHVGGPAALTGFCRELGDEWTRLDRVAPASCGGDPWDPRDTTTVTALALDHAVLLLGGVLPPGSRGVLSGLFPTARLAGGWEFSGSTATARYGSVVAVGTARRDRRRVVLAAAVRSGQPGTWGSERALVPVLDDVLAGLDRRW
- a CDS encoding LLM class flavin-dependent oxidoreductase, whose translation is MNRSAKRIGFLSFGHYQPVAGSAARTARDALVQTVELAVAAEELGFDGAYVRVHHFARQQAAPFPVLAAMAARTSRIELGTGVIDMRYENPLYMAEEAAMTDLISDGRLQLGVSRGSPEPALHGPATFGHVPAEGETEGDMARRHLDVFRHAIAGGKVAEANPRMTGSSRALPVLPQAPGLSDRIWWGSGSRETARWTAEQGLNLMSSTLLTEDTGIPFDELQAEQIALYRQVWKDSGHSREPRVSVSRSVMPIVNDLDEAYFGRDRHSTDQVGSLGEPGLARFGRTYAGDPDQVAEDLAKDVAVQEADTLLVTIPNALGVDYNAHLMSSIVEHVAPALGWTRAS